In Pseudomonadota bacterium, the sequence GTGAACTTGAACGCTGGGTTTCTTTCCTGAAGGGCAGGGATGATCTGGCGATTGAATTGAGCGGTTACACGGACAATGTCGGCAGTCTGCAAATCAACAAAGATCTTTCCGGTGAAAGGGCCAGAGCGGTTGCCAACTTTCTAGCGGAAAAAGGAGTGATGTCCCAGCGGGTGACAACTGTTGGGCATGGCGCTGATCATCCTGTCGCCTCGAACGATACAGAAGAAGGGCGGAAACAGAATCGCAGGGTTGAGATCAAGTTTGTCAGCAAACAGGATTCTGTAGCTGTAAGGGAATACTGATCGTCTCCGGGGCAAACGCTGCATCTTCCGAGCAATGTTCTGTTCTCTGTTAGAGGTAAATCAGTTAAAGGAATTAATGATCTTGATATTCAAACGATTCGCCATCCCTTTTCTTTTTCAGGCCTTGTTTTTTGCTGTGCCTGTGCAGGGAGAGGTCCTTTCCGTTGATACCTCCTGGCAGGGGGTGGTCGAGCTGCGGGAAGATGTGGTTGTTCCTCCGGGGATCACCTTGAGGGTCGCTCCGGGAACCATCATCAGGGTTCATCCGTCGGAAGGGACCCGGATTGATCCTGAATATCTTTCTCATCAGACGGAGATCCTGGTCCGGGGCAGCTTGCAAGCGGAAGGGACGGCTGACCGGAGAATCCGATTTACAAACACCGATGAAACAAAGGTCGATCGCTGGGCCGGACTGATCGTTGATGATGGCGGCAAGGTCTCGCTGAAGAACTGTATTCTGGAAAATGGAGAAGCCGGTCTGACTGTCATGGACGGCGAGGCGGACATTTCGGACTCCGGAATTACCAATAACCGTTACGGGATTGTTGCCTATGGCCCGAAATCGACGCTGAAGATTGGTTCTTCAAGGATCAAAAATAATGAGTATGGTCTTTCCCTGTTCGATTCTCCGGGGCTTTTTCTGGCAAGCGGCGTCGAATTCAAGGACAACAGCAAACAGGATCGATTTTCCGGGAATGCCTCTGCAGTTGCCTTTGCCGGGAGGTCTTATGAGGCGGGGGATATCCCGGTAACCGCGGTGTACCGCGATGAGGCGCTGACTTCTTATACCGAGTGGCGGGGGAGAGTCCGGGTGGAAGGCCAGTTGCGCCTGCCGCCGGACAGTCGTCTGATCATCATGCCGGGTACCGTTGTCGAGTTCACTAAAAGAGATACCAATAATGACGGTATTGGTGAAAATGGCATTCAGATTCAGGGGATGATTGTCGCCAAGGGGACTCCCGACCAGCCGATAATTTTTCGCTCCGGAGAAAAGGTGCGAAGGATGGGTGACTGGGATTCAATCAACATCCTGGGCGGTGATCAGGCCCAGAATATCCTTGAATACTGCCGGATCGAAGATGCCTATCGCGCGGTGCATTTTCACTTCTCGAATGTTGCGGTTCACAATTCCGTACTGAAAAACAACTATCGTGGCGCCCAGTTCCAGGAATCAGTGGTCTCGATTATCGGCACCCAGTTCTACGGCAACAAGAGCGGGATTCAGGCCCGGGACTCGGATCTGATTTTCAGGGACAATGAGATCATCGGCAATATGAACGGGGCCAATTTCTTCAGGCTGAATCTTCAGGCTTCGGGCAATGTCTTTGCGAATAATTCATGGGACGGTCTCAGGGTTCGTGAAGGAACCTCGCTGGTCACCGGCAATCTTTCCGCCGGTAACCGGGTGGGGTTGATCATTGCCGATACGGTATACGGTGAATTCTCAGCGAATGTGGTGAGCGGCAATCTGGAGTCGGGATTTCTGGTCAGGAATTCCGACAACCTCATCCTGCGAAGCAATGCGGTTATCAGAAACGGGGTGAACGGGATCAGTGTCAGGGATACCCGGGCGGAGATCAGCGAAAATCTTATCGCCGACAACACTGAACGGGGTGTCGGGATCACCTCTTTCACCGGGACGATTGCCCGCAACAATATTGTCGATAACGGCATCTATGCCATCGGTCTTGAAGGTGGAGACCGGATTTCTGCCGAAGGCAACTGGTGGGGGAACAGCGATCTCGACAAGGAAATTTTCGATGTCCATGATGACCCCGCTCTGGGGGAGGTCGTTTATGAACCCCGACTGGAAAAACCTGTCACTTTCAAATGGCCTCTTAATGAAGTGAGGGTCGACACCTCTTTTTCAGGCATCGTACATATTGACCGGATGATGACTGTCGCCAAAGACAGGGTTCTGTCTGTAAAGCCGGGGAGCACTCTGGTGTTCACCGATGATGAGGCCGGAATACTGGTCGATGGCGGCATATTCAAGGCGGTCGGCACTCCCGGAAAGAGAATCCTTTTTACTTCCCAAACCAAAGATGGTCCTTCCGACTGGCTTGGGATCAGGCTTGAGCGCGCCACAGGGAGCAGCATCGAAAACTGTGATTTCGAATATGCCGAGTGGGGGCTTCATGTCCATTTCGTGGCAATCGACATCACCGGTTGCAGTTTTACCAACAATGATATCGGGATCAAATTCCGGAGCGGCCCGGTGAACTTGAGCCGGTCAAAATTTATCCATAACCGGATCGGCATCAGGTCTTTTCTTGGCAGGATGAATCTCTTTGAAAATGAAATCGTTGAAAACGAGATCGGGATTTTTGTCCGGGAAGGTGGTTCAGGGATGAAGATCTACCATAACAACATCCATAAAAATGAGCGCTACGACATGCGGATGGGTGATTTCAACAAAGAGGATGTTCAGGCCGGAAGCAACTGGTGGGGTGGAGAAAACCCTCTTGACCGGATCTTTGACGGCAGACAGGAACCTGGCATCGGCAAGGTTGTTTTTGAACCTGTTCTTGACCACCCTCTGGACCTTCCGGGACTGTGATTGCTATGGTAAAATTTCTGGTTAAGTTCTCGTTGTCATTGGTTTTGGTTTCAGGATTCATGTTTCCTTTCGATCGTGTTTCGGTCGCTTCGGCAACCACCTTTGTCCTGAAAGGAAGGATTTCCGATCTTGCCGATCGCCCGGTGGAAGGCGCCGAGGTGTATGTTTTTGATTCCGGCAATGTAAAAAGGCCCGCTGACTTTATTTCAAACCGGACCGCCCGGGATGGTCTTTACCGGGTTGAACTGCCGGACGGAAAATACTGGCTGATCGCCATCGACAGAAAAGGGGGTGGAAAATTCGGCCCTCTCGGCAAAGACGATCGCCATTCCGGCGAGCCTGTTGAAATATCTTCTGCCGGAATGAAAGAATATGCTGCTGACTTTACGGTCCTTGATCTGCGTGAGGCCGCGAGAAGAAACCAGAAGAAAAACGACGAGCTGATCAAGATCTCCGGACGGGTGCTTGATGGCGCAGGGAAACCTGTCTCCATGGCTTATGTTCTGGCCGACAGAAACAGAAATGTCGGTGGTTTACCGCACTTCCTCTCTTTGTGGACGGATCAGGATGGTCGTTACACCATCTATGTTCCGCCCGGAGTCCTGTTTGTTGGAGTAGAGAAGAAGTTCCCGCCTGAAGAAGGTCGACCGCTTTCCAGAGAAGTGAATTTTGACAAAGATACGACGAATGTGGATCTTGAGTTTGTTGACCCTTAGACAGCTTGTGATTATTTTATTGCTGTTGAGTTGCTGAGGGGAAGATGACTCTTGCGTGAAACGCAAAAATCCATTGCTAGTTGTAATATTCTTGCCGCGGCGCTTGCTGACGATGTGTTTTATTGAAGTAATTCCATTTGGATGCAGATTTGCTGACCACTGAAGAAGATATAAAAAATCAGGATTCATGCCGGATATCTCCCGAAGAAAGCGGAGACGAACAATCGTTCCCGGACCTGAAAAATCTCGATGGACTCGACAAGGGCTCCCTGCTGGCCGTTGTGCTGCTGGTTTGTGCTCTGGTTGTCGTGCTCCTGCTCCCGGCAAGTGAAGAGCTGTCGTCCTCACCTCGGAACAGACGCTCCGGTTCTCAGGTAGTGACGGTCAGTGCCGAAGCATTGAACAGGATCGCTGTCGCCAGGAAACTTGTCACCAATAATACTCTCGACCAGGCGGAAGAGATTCTTGCCGGTCTGATGAAGGAAATGCCTTATGAAGGTGCGCCATATATGTTGATGGGTGATATTCTGGTCCGCAGGGACCAGCCGATCCAGGCCATGCTCCAATACCGGAAAGGTGTTGATTTAAATCCTGACTTTCTTGATAAAAAGATGACCGATGTGTTCCAGGGAAAGAAAATCAAACTGCTCTTAAACGAAGTCAAAATCGCCATCGATGCGGAGGTCGAAAGCGGTACGGTTGACCGGGAAACAATCTCCATGCATAAAGATGTTCTCTATTATATGCTCCGAAAAATAGCCGGCAGCTGCGGCTGATCCTGGATACAGAGGAGGTACGGCAATGCATAAAGGATGGTTTGTGCTGATGGGGGCGGCGATCGGGGTTGGCGCCTTGACCCTTTCATATTACGGCAATCCGGCAAACACCGGTCTTTGTGTCTCCTGTTTCATGGAAAATACCGCAGGGGCTCTCGGGCTTCATGACAATATCCGAATGCAGTATCTGCGCCCAGAACTGATCGGTTTTGTCCTCGGCGCCTTTATGCTCTCCCTGTATCGCAAGGAATTCGTGCCCTCAGGCGGCAGCTCCCCGCTCATCCGCTTTCTGATCGGTTTTTTTCTGATCATCGGCTGCACCATCTTTATCGGCTGCCCGGTCAAGATGGTATTGCGGCTTACTTCCGGTGACCTGGGAGCGCTGATCGGTCTGGTCGGCCTGATCGCAGGAATTTATATCGGCCTTGAGTTTGTCGAGAACGGTTTTCAGCTGGGCGAGCCGTCGCCTCAACCCCGCAGCAACAGTCTGATTATTCCGCTCTTTATGGCCTTTCTGCTGGTGCTGCTGATCATCGAACCGTCGTTTGTCTACAAAAGCGCCAAGGGTTCCGGAGCCTTGCGGGCGCCGATGCTGCTCTCCCTCGGGATCGGTCTCGTGATCGGGGGGCTTGCCCAGTACACCCAATTCTGTATCACCGGCGGCATCGCCAGGATTTTCCTCTGGGGCCCAAGAGAGGTGTTGAATTGTCCGCGGTCCACAGGATTGCTGATCAGTCTTGGCTCTTTCTTTGTTTTTGCGACCGTAGCGAGTATATTGACCGGCCAGTTCAATCCTGGTCTGCAGGGCCAGCCGAGTTCGAATGACAGTTATGGCTGGGCCTTTCTGGGGATGATGATGGTCGGCTTCGGCTCGATCCTGATCAGAGGGTGTCCGATGCGGCAGCTTATTGCTTCAGCCCAGGGGGATAACGATGCCGGCGCCGCGGTCATGGGCATGTTTGCCGGAGCGGCGATGGCCCAGAACTGGGGGCTGGCCGGAACTCCTGCCGGAACGCCGGTGGCAGGGCAGGTTGCGGTTCTCACCGGGCTTCTCCTGATGATCGTCATCGGCATGATGAACCGGAGAAGGGGGTATGGGATTGCCCGTGAATACCAGGTCGGGCTCGACTGATCCACTCCAGATGTTTCAATCCCATATAATCGCGATTATATTGAAGGAAATGTGGTCGAAGGATGAGAGTATCATCCTGTCGAAGAGCTTTTAGCTGAAATAAAGTGGTAATCACAAACATTTTTCAGGTAAGGATTTCCAGATGAAAAATAGTCTGCGCGTGTTCTCGGTTGTATCAACTCTTTTGCTGCTTCTCTCTTCAGGTGGCTGCAGCCGCCAGGAGAGTGTGGAAATCAGGATGGGCACCCTGGAGAAAGACACCACCTGGAGCGGTCAGGTGACCGTCACCGGGGATGTTTATGTCCCGCCGGGAGTCACTCTTACGGTTTTGCCCGGCACCATCGTCAGATTCAAACGGATCGAGGAGAACATGGACAACAATCTGTACGGACTTGATTCACCGTACTATCCGGTTGCCGAGATCATCATCCGGGGGAAACTTCTGGCGGTTGGAACTCCTGATAAAAACATCGTGTTCACCTCGGCCGAGCTTGAACCGCAGCCCGCCGACTGGGGGGCGATCAATTTCCTCGGCAGCGAAGGCAATGTCGTGAAGTACACGAAACTTTTCCATGCCTATAACGGGATCCATGCCCATGGTTCTTCCGTTGAAATTTCCGACTGCGAATTCGTCAAGAACGGCGTCGGAGTGAGTTTTAAAGTAGAAGAAGAGACACAAGGGGTCCCCTGGTTCGGAAAAAGATCGACGGTGTCGATCACCAGAAGCCTGTTTGCCAAAAACAAGGGCGGTATCGGTCTCCGGAGCTCCGACGCCGAAATCACCCATAACGAGATCATCGACAACAAGTTCTTCGGGGTCTGGCCCAAGGAAAACTGCAAGGGCGTGATCAGCTACAATGAAATAACCGGCAACAAGAAGGGTGTCTATCTCTACCAGGCCCAGGGAATCAATATCGAATTCAATAATATCTATGACAACAAGGATTA encodes:
- a CDS encoding right-handed parallel beta-helix repeat-containing protein, yielding MILIFKRFAIPFLFQALFFAVPVQGEVLSVDTSWQGVVELREDVVVPPGITLRVAPGTIIRVHPSEGTRIDPEYLSHQTEILVRGSLQAEGTADRRIRFTNTDETKVDRWAGLIVDDGGKVSLKNCILENGEAGLTVMDGEADISDSGITNNRYGIVAYGPKSTLKIGSSRIKNNEYGLSLFDSPGLFLASGVEFKDNSKQDRFSGNASAVAFAGRSYEAGDIPVTAVYRDEALTSYTEWRGRVRVEGQLRLPPDSRLIIMPGTVVEFTKRDTNNDGIGENGIQIQGMIVAKGTPDQPIIFRSGEKVRRMGDWDSINILGGDQAQNILEYCRIEDAYRAVHFHFSNVAVHNSVLKNNYRGAQFQESVVSIIGTQFYGNKSGIQARDSDLIFRDNEIIGNMNGANFFRLNLQASGNVFANNSWDGLRVREGTSLVTGNLSAGNRVGLIIADTVYGEFSANVVSGNLESGFLVRNSDNLILRSNAVIRNGVNGISVRDTRAEISENLIADNTERGVGITSFTGTIARNNIVDNGIYAIGLEGGDRISAEGNWWGNSDLDKEIFDVHDDPALGEVVYEPRLEKPVTFKWPLNEVRVDTSFSGIVHIDRMMTVAKDRVLSVKPGSTLVFTDDEAGILVDGGIFKAVGTPGKRILFTSQTKDGPSDWLGIRLERATGSSIENCDFEYAEWGLHVHFVAIDITGCSFTNNDIGIKFRSGPVNLSRSKFIHNRIGIRSFLGRMNLFENEIVENEIGIFVREGGSGMKIYHNNIHKNERYDMRMGDFNKEDVQAGSNWWGGENPLDRIFDGRQEPGIGKVVFEPVLDHPLDLPGL
- a CDS encoding carboxypeptidase-like regulatory domain-containing protein — its product is MFPFDRVSVASATTFVLKGRISDLADRPVEGAEVYVFDSGNVKRPADFISNRTARDGLYRVELPDGKYWLIAIDRKGGGKFGPLGKDDRHSGEPVEISSAGMKEYAADFTVLDLREAARRNQKKNDELIKISGRVLDGAGKPVSMAYVLADRNRNVGGLPHFLSLWTDQDGRYTIYVPPGVLFVGVEKKFPPEEGRPLSREVNFDKDTTNVDLEFVDP
- a CDS encoding YedE-related selenium metabolism membrane protein; protein product: MHKGWFVLMGAAIGVGALTLSYYGNPANTGLCVSCFMENTAGALGLHDNIRMQYLRPELIGFVLGAFMLSLYRKEFVPSGGSSPLIRFLIGFFLIIGCTIFIGCPVKMVLRLTSGDLGALIGLVGLIAGIYIGLEFVENGFQLGEPSPQPRSNSLIIPLFMAFLLVLLIIEPSFVYKSAKGSGALRAPMLLSLGIGLVIGGLAQYTQFCITGGIARIFLWGPREVLNCPRSTGLLISLGSFFVFATVASILTGQFNPGLQGQPSSNDSYGWAFLGMMMVGFGSILIRGCPMRQLIASAQGDNDAGAAVMGMFAGAAMAQNWGLAGTPAGTPVAGQVAVLTGLLLMIVIGMMNRRRGYGIAREYQVGLD
- a CDS encoding right-handed parallel beta-helix repeat-containing protein, which gives rise to MKNSLRVFSVVSTLLLLLSSGGCSRQESVEIRMGTLEKDTTWSGQVTVTGDVYVPPGVTLTVLPGTIVRFKRIEENMDNNLYGLDSPYYPVAEIIIRGKLLAVGTPDKNIVFTSAELEPQPADWGAINFLGSEGNVVKYTKLFHAYNGIHAHGSSVEISDCEFVKNGVGVSFKVEEETQGVPWFGKRSTVSITRSLFAKNKGGIGLRSSDAEITHNEIIDNKFFGVWPKENCKGVISYNEITGNKKGVYLYQAQGINIEFNNIYDNKDYNIAVAEAQDFPVEARNNWFGSKNRQKIDELIFDKQDDADLGEIFIDPVLDKPVDWKAGK